The Lepeophtheirus salmonis chromosome 2, UVic_Lsal_1.4, whole genome shotgun sequence region agatTGATCAATAACATACCTGAAAGGGGATgtgtaaaaattttctttttaagaaccattcctttttttccattctCTCCATAACAAAAGGCAAAAATATCATTCCTGGAGCTGCAATTGTGATTCTACTCAAAACTACACAACTTATTCCCAATGCAGCAGCAGCTTTGGATTTACAAACATTGACTCCCGTTTCTGATTCCTTTAAATCAATTCCCTCCGTCAATTCAACAAATCTCATTAATGGGATATTGACAAAATTTGAAGATGCAACTGCAACAAAAGGTACTAATCTTTTGAAAATGGGAGAAGAGCGAGATCCAAAATGTTTATTGAGTCCTACTGCTGTGCCTAAAGCACAGGTTGTAGCCAAAATATAAGCAGTTACAAGTTGTTTAGGGGATACGTGAGAATTGGCATTCCTATTGGTATAGTTAACCTAcgtaaataacataaaatttaggTTATCAAAAAAAGGTATGCTCTTATGATGAATCAAATTTTTACCAAAGCATTGAATGACTGGTTAAACCATTGCCAAAACATTACTTGTGGGACAGTCTTGTAAAAATGTAGCATAGCACTTGTAATTAACAAACCCCCTGGGACTTGAAAGCTCATTCTTCCAAACACATTTTGTAGTTCTCCAGAATCAGGATGAAAAGCAGATTTGTACAGTCTTAGAGAatgcaaaatttgttttttgtcagtCCCAGGAGGTGTTTTATGTGCTTTATAatcttctattaattttttagccTTGTAAAAATCGTTAGGACTATGAAAACAGTTGACGGGGCTAGTAAGCCATACGAAATGTTTAAACCGTCCATAAAAAGATGATTGATCCCATAAGGGTTTGTCAACATTAATTCGTTCTGTAAGCA contains the following coding sequences:
- the Sfxn2 gene encoding sideroflexin-2 yields the protein MLTERINVDKPLWDQSSFYGRFKHFVWLTSPVNCFHSPNDFYKAKKLIEDYKAHKTPPGTDKKQILHSLRLYKSAFHPDSGELQNVFGRMSFQVPGGLLITSAMLHFYKTVPQVMFWQWFNQSFNALVNYTNRNANSHVSPKQLVTAYILATTCALGTAVGLNKHFGSRSSPIFKRLVPFVAVASSNFVNIPLMRFVELTEGIDLKESETGVNVCKSKAAAALGISCVVLSRITIAAPGMIFLPFVMERMEKKEWFLKRKFLHIPFQGFGIGLILCVMVPFGCALFPQTITISKNTLEKYDPTAYKSIKDTNINQLEFNKGL